AAGAAATAAAAAAAACTGTTACCTCTTTACCGAAAATCCAAAAATTTTTAGAAGGAAAAGAACCGAAGAAAATTATTTACGTACCGAAGAAGATCGTGAATATTATTTGTTAGAAATGGATACTCAAGTCAAAAATCTAAATCTGCATAGCAAATAGGGGGAGAGAAGCCGGGGATCCTATCTTGTAATAGCAATCTGAAAGACGGGCGTGACTTTATTAACGAATACCAGTGTTTAATATGAGGCCATTTTTCCCAATAAATTTCGCCAAAATAATCAAGAACCGATAAATGACAAGCACCGGCAATATCGGCGGCACTAAGAGAATCCGAAGCGATAAAGCTTCTTTGCTCAAATAGATTTGTCATATATTCTAAATGACGGTTTAAATTATTTTTAGCAGCACGCAAAAATTCCGTTCTTGGGCTACCCATATTTGAAATTGATCTTATTACTTTTTCATCGATAATAATTTTTGTTACTTCACGATAGAATTTATCGTTAAACCAAGAAAATAATCGACGAGTTTCACAACGTATATTTACGTCTTCATCTAAAAAATTAAAATTTGGATATTTTTCATGGATATACTCAATAAAAGGATAAATTCCGATTATAAATAATCCATAAGATTCTTCTAAAACCGGTAAAGTGCCGGCAGGATTTATTTTTAAAAATTCTTTATTGAATTGCCAATAATCTTCTTTAATCATTGTAAACTGAATATCCAGTTCTCTTAAAAATACTCTTGCTTGTCTTGATAAAGGGCAGATAGGATAATGGTATAATTTTTTCATTATTTTATGACTATTCAGTCTTAGTCGGCATCTTACTTTTCATTTCATAGGAGTATATAGCAAAAAGTACGCTGTCATACCGTGGCTTGCCCCACTACTGTACGAACGTTTAAATAAAGAGGTAAAAATTCTGTCATTCCGTGG
This genomic window from Rickettsia endosymbiont of Ceutorhynchus obstrictus contains:
- a CDS encoding glutathione S-transferase family protein, with product MKKLYHYPICPLSRQARVFLRELDIQFTMIKEDYWQFNKEFLKINPAGTLPVLEESYGLFIIGIYPFIEYIHEKYPNFNFLDEDVNIRCETRRLFSWFNDKFYREVTKIIIDEKVIRSISNMGSPRTEFLRAAKNNLNRHLEYMTNLFEQRSFIASDSLSAADIAGACHLSVLDYFGEIYWEKWPHIKHWYSLIKSRPSFRLLLQDRIPGFSPPICYADLDF